CTAGCAATTTATCGCCAGCTTCGAGCTTCATATCAGGAAAGGGAAAAAGTCCTGGACGATTCTCAGGGCCTTTAATATTTCTATGTATTAAAACAACTTCTATTTCATATTTTCGTCTTAAATCAGCCTCTTTAAGTGTTTTTCCTATCCAAGAAGAAGACACTTCAATTTCTCCGATATGAATTCCTCCCATTAGTTCAATCGTTCTAAATTTATGCTCTGTTTGCATTACAGAACAAAAACCTCCTGCAAGGTCTTCTTGAAAAATTCTTATGTTATAGGCATTAATTAAAGCATTTTTTGTTAATATTCCTATAACTTTTCTATTTTCCGTATTTTCACATACAACAACTTCATCTTTATTAAATTTTCCAAATAAATGCATTACAAGGTCAAGATTATCGTTTTGAAGCACAAAGGGGTCCATGCTTGCAATATCACTCGCTATAATAAGGGAAGACAATCCTTCTGACTGAGGAAGAACTTCTCGTATATCGTTTAATTCAACTGTTCCGATATATTTATTATCCTTTCCAACAACTATAACATAAGGCCTTTTTCCACTTATAAGAATTTGAAAAAGTTCTGAAAATTTTGTGTTATCCTTAACACAGGCGATATCTTTTTCCATTATACTTTTTACTTTTATTGAGCGCAGTAAATTAATTTCTTTATTCCGATTAATTTTTATACCTTTACTTGCAAGTTTTGCAATATAAATAGATTTTCTACATAAAAGATAAGATATTAGAAAAGAAATTACACAAGCGAGCATTAAAGGGGTAATGACAAGATAATTATTTGTAAGCTCAAATATAATTAATATTGCAGATATAGGAGCGTGAGTAACGCCAGCTACCACCGCCCCCATACCAACAAGCGCATAAGCTCCAGAACTTGCTGTCCAGACAGGAAAAAGATAATTTGCTAATTGTCCACAAAGAGAACCTAATGTAGCTCCCATAAATAATGATGGCGCAAAAATGCCTCCTGAGCCTCCTGAGCCTAAAGATAAACAAGTTGCTATCATTTTTGCAAATAAAATAAAAATTAGAATGTTTAAATCAATTTTATTCCATAAAGTAAAATTGATCGTTTCATATCCGACTCCTAAAACATGGGGTAAATAAAGAGCAATTAAACCAACTCCAAGACCTCCGCAAGCTGGCTTTATCCATTCATAAATTTTAATTTTATCAAAAATTTTTCCTGAAAGTAAAAATATTTTTATAAAAACAACTGAAATAAGACCTGAAAATAAACCAAGAATCGCGTAAAGTAAAAATTCTTTATAATTTACAATATTGTAAGCAGGAACATGAAATGCTGGGAAATCTCCAAGATGATGCCTTGATATTACAGTGGCAATAACCGCCGATATAATAATCGGAGGCATATTCATTTCTCTAATTTCGGCCATGATTACTTCTATTGCGAATAACGCCCCAGCAATAGGAGCATTAAAAGTTGCGGCAATAGATGCGGCTGCACCACACGCCACAAAAGTTCTCATGTGTCTTGCAGAAGCGCCTATATATTGTCCAATAGCTGAGGCAATCGCTGAACCAATATGTACAATAGGACCTTCACGACCTGCTGACCCGCCAGAACCGATCGTGATAGCTGCTGCAAAAGCCTTAGTTATTAGGACTCGAAAACGTATAATACCGCCTTTAAGGGCTACAGCTTCTATAACTTCAGGTATGCCTGAACCTTTAACTTCTGGGGCAAACTTAGTTACAATTATTCCAACTGTAAGTCCACCAGCCACTGGGTAAAGAATGCGTTGCCAATGATGAAGAGCATTTAACACATCGAATGAATATACATCGCTTGCGAAAAAAAAAACATGAAAAAATTTAATGAGATATCTAAATCCAATTGCACCATAAGCGCCTAATACACCTATGAGAATTGACAATAGAATAAGAACAGCCTGATTACCAACATAATAGGTATGATAATCTTTATTAAAAGAATCTAAAATAGATAATTTATTTCTATTTAACAATGTGCAACACGTTGTTTTTTATTTAAGCCCTTTAAAAAAAATAGGAACATTTTTAATTTTATAATTCATACCATTCATTAGTGGAAGATTATCGGCAAAAAACTCTTCAATAGCGAGACTTCCTCCGCTATAAACAGTAAAAAAATCGTCTTTTTTTATTAGCTTTATTGCGCTTGAGCCAAATTTTTCATGGCTAAATACAGATTCAGGATGATCACCAACTATTATATAATTATCGCCAACAGCTATAATATCATCCGTGAATCCTTGACTGTTTGGCCATAACGAACTAAGCTCCATAGTTTCAATTTGTTTGATATATTTAGGATCGTAAGGAATTAGGAAATTAATAATAATTCCGCAGCTTGTTACTCGAAAAGAAATACTGCATATAAGACCTAT
The window above is part of the Desulfobacterales bacterium genome. Proteins encoded here:
- a CDS encoding chloride channel protein; amino-acid sequence: MLNRNKLSILDSFNKDYHTYYVGNQAVLILLSILIGVLGAYGAIGFRYLIKFFHVFFFASDVYSFDVLNALHHWQRILYPVAGGLTVGIIVTKFAPEVKGSGIPEVIEAVALKGGIIRFRVLITKAFAAAITIGSGGSAGREGPIVHIGSAIASAIGQYIGASARHMRTFVACGAAASIAATFNAPIAGALFAIEVIMAEIREMNMPPIIISAVIATVISRHHLGDFPAFHVPAYNIVNYKEFLLYAILGLFSGLISVVFIKIFLLSGKIFDKIKIYEWIKPACGGLGVGLIALYLPHVLGVGYETINFTLWNKIDLNILIFILFAKMIATCLSLGSGGSGGIFAPSLFMGATLGSLCGQLANYLFPVWTASSGAYALVGMGAVVAGVTHAPISAILIIFELTNNYLVITPLMLACVISFLISYLLCRKSIYIAKLASKGIKINRNKEINLLRSIKVKSIMEKDIACVKDNTKFSELFQILISGKRPYVIVVGKDNKYIGTVELNDIREVLPQSEGLSSLIIASDIASMDPFVLQNDNLDLVMHLFGKFNKDEVVVCENTENRKVIGILTKNALINAYNIRIFQEDLAGGFCSVMQTEHKFRTIELMGGIHIGEIEVSSSWIGKTLKEADLRRKYEIEVVLIHRNIKGPENRPGLFPFPDMKLEAGDKLLVIGNPQSIKRANG